The following proteins come from a genomic window of Miscanthus floridulus cultivar M001 chromosome 2, ASM1932011v1, whole genome shotgun sequence:
- the LOC136536790 gene encoding secreted RxLR effector protein 161-like: MAECKSCVTLMEERLNLTNASTMVKVDAILYRGIIDSLRYLVHTRPDIVFAIGYVSRFKDDPREDHWTTVKRLVRYVKGMMDQVIVFLKTGGSGLQLTMFSDADMARDIEGWRSTSGVLVFLGTALISWLSLKQKVVELSTCEAEYVAVAIAAYQAVWLHRLLGELTSVEAHPTTLMVDN; the protein is encoded by the coding sequence atggctgagtgcaagtcgtgcgtgactctgatggaggagcggctaaacCTGACGAATGCTAGTACCATGGTGAAGGTAGATGCAATACTCTACCGGGGCATCATCGAtagtctgcgctacctagtccacacgaggccggacattgtgtTCGCCAtaggctacgtcagccgcttcaaggatgatccccgagaggatcactggacTACAGTGAAGCGGCTagtgcgctacgtcaaggggatgatggatcaggtgatcgtctttctcaagaccggtggaagtgggCTGCAACTCactatgttcagcgatgcagacatggcgagggacatcgaaggatggcggagcacctctggcgtgctcgtctttctTGGGACGGCTCtaatctcatggctgtcgctgaaacagaaggtggtggagctgtccacgtgcgaggcagagtacgtggcggtgGCCATAGCGGCGTACCAAGCTGTGTGGCTGCACCGGCTGCTCGGCGAGCTGACCAGTGTAGAAGCTCACCCAAcaacactgatggtggacaactag